Proteins encoded in a region of the Salvelinus fontinalis isolate EN_2023a chromosome 17, ASM2944872v1, whole genome shotgun sequence genome:
- the LOC129813575 gene encoding nicotinamide riboside kinase 2-like isoform X2 translates to MEAMVNTVEGWQENPVKFARSHGVCVTPEAEDSDPDNGIHILIVEGFLLYNYKPIVDVYDKSYYIAIPKEECKRRRSTRNYTVPDPPGLFEGHVWPMYLKHRKEMEDNYHGIEYLDGLKPKEEIYSQVYENIQNTLLNNL, encoded by the exons ATGGAGGCCATGGTTAACACTGTGGAGGGGTGGCAAGAGAACCCAGTCAAGTTCGCCCGCTCCCACGGCGTCTGCGTCACACCTGAAGCAGAAGACTCAGACCCTGATAACGGTATCCACATCCTCATCGTGGAAGGGTTTCTGCTCTATAACTACAA GCCTATTGTTGATGTCTATGACAAAAGTTACTACATTGCCATTCCAAAGGAGGAGTGCAAGAGGAGGAGAAGTACAAGGAACTACACAGTCCCTGACCCCCCTGGTCTGTTTGAAGGCCATGTCTGGCCCATGTACCTGAAACACAGGAAAGAGATGGAAGACAACTACCATGGTATAG AGTACCTTGATGGCTTGAAACCTAAAGAGGAGATCTACAGCCAAGTGTATGAAAACATACAAAACACCCTGCTCAACAACTTATAg